A window of Melopsittacus undulatus isolate bMelUnd1 chromosome 10, bMelUnd1.mat.Z, whole genome shotgun sequence genomic DNA:
TCCTACCAGTGGCACAAACGGCTGTTGCTGCCCAGATTAATTAGCTGTTTGAGGTCCTTGGATCTGTGCTCTTACAGCATACAGTATAAACAGATACTGCAACCCTTCTACAGCCAAGTAGCACCAGGCAGTGCAGCTGAACTTCCTCAGAAAGAAGTGctgtttaatttgcttttcttaccaCTCCTCCTCATCCCATGGAAATCACACTCTGTGCATGGTGCCCATGGGAGAATCCACTTACTATGTGCTCTACTGGGTGAGCATAAATGGAGACCACACCGATGGGGGCTGTCCATTCGTGGTGCTTCTTGTGAATGTGCTTATACAGGAGTGGGAAGTGAACAAGCCTAAGCAGAGAACATAGAGAAAGGCATGGTCTGAGCTATGCAGGAAAGGAACATAAGAGTATCATAACACAGAATTGCTGCTGGGGACTTGCTCATGCCCCTTCTAACATAACAATTTTGGAGCAATGGGAATAAGAGTGTAGGAGTCCTAATTTCCCTCTTTGTATTGAATATTGTGGCCTCACTCAACTGATGTGCCCACTGGCTGATGTTAAACTTAAGTCCAGATAAGTCCCATAAATCAGGCCCTGAATGACTGTTGCTCAACCCTGGGAGCACTCCTTAGGGAAAGACATACTTTGTAATTTCACTGGTTTGACTTTTCCTGCTGGCAGCTACCAGAGTCAGAACTTCAGGTTCTGTGGGTTCTTTGTAAGAAATGGCTTTTTGAGGTTTTTATCTGCATTTGTCCAAAAGGGAAACCTATTGCTGAGAATGCTGCGCTTGCTCCTGCACAGTCTTTTGCTggctcttttcttccttgctttacTGCTTAGAAAGCCTGCAGCGTCAGGAGCCCTGTTCTGTATGTGTCATCCAAGTGAACAGTACCTCAGTCATTGACCTCttgagcttttttctttcagaacagCCAGTCTTGCTCTTCTCTTTTCAAGGAGCACTGGGTCACAGCTTTGGTGTAAAGCTGTCTGGGCTGTTTCTTCCTTAGCCTTTAAGCTGCTCCATCTTTGTaattttactcatttttctTACTGTAGTTACTGGCAGCACCAAAGCCTCCCATTGTAAGGGTGGATTTCAGGACTTGTAAGTCATATATATAGAAGATAGGTAGAAGAGGGGGGACTGTGACTACAGCTCTTGCAAGAGATGAGTATGAGCTTAAAGGCATGGAGGAAATGATGAAGTCCTGTTCCTGTGCTCAGCTCACCTGTGTGTATAATAGAAGAGAATTTCCTCCACTATGGTAAAGATGCTCAGCTCCAGAAGGAACCAGCGGAAGGTGGGTAACTCCTTGCTGAAGGTGTTGCCCCACCATTTCAGGATGTAGAACATGGGCAGAAGCATAGGCAAGGAGACAAGGACCTGATTGCACAGCACTGTGTAGATGGCTTGACGCAACTTCCTTGTGTCCACCTGCAAAAGAGAATTTGGGATTCGAGGCTAAGTCAGGAGCAATGCAGCTTTGAATGGGAAGGACAAAGAGCTTTAAGTTTTGTGGGCAGTTTCCATGTTAGTTTTATGATCAGCTTTTTAACAAGCAGCCAATTCAGAGCTGATCAGTAGCTTCATCACAAGAACTgccttcctctctgcagcacaTATGGAAGATTCAGCTTGGTTGTCCTCGAATCCTGTCTGGTTGCAAGAGGGAAGCATAACAGGTTCTTCTCCCTGCTCCTACCTTGAGAGACAGCAGGAAGTGTTTAGCAAGCAGAAGAGGCAGAGTGAGAAATACTTACAGGATCATTCTTGCCCAGCTGAATGCGATAGCGAGTAATGAAAGTTGGCTTTCCTGTTACATCAGCCACCATAAGGATTCCATTGAAGCACCAGAAAGTAAGGGTAGGCACCAGTGCAGCCCCTGTGGCATGAGGAAAGGGCAGAGATGTGTGAATAAATTGAGGCTAAATcaaaaacaaaatgcagtggCATCATGTCCAGAGGATTCTGCTGGGACCCAGATGTGCCAGATGTGTATCCCCTGCCCTGatatgctttaaaatagaaTATGGGTATATTCAGCACCCAAGTAAGACCTAGGAAATGGAAGAAGGTTATAGACAAATGTCTCATAGGTTGAAACATGCCACAGCTGAGGCCAAGAAAGGGCTTTCCTGGGAGGCTGGGATCTTTGTCATGGGTGggttttaaatgcaaatagGATAAGGTTGAGTTGATCTATAGGACCCTTGCAAGATCCTTACCAGGTCTGTTCACCAGCTGTAATCACAGACAGAGAAGTTATATAGGTGCTATGGCAAGAGTGAAATTCACtgattttacttcatttttcagtAATTCTACTGAGTCATTCAGTTCTCACAGGAACAAAGTGTCTCCACTTTATGAAGTCTTTTCAGCAGCAGTAGAAAGATCAACCTTTTGATCTGTATAGGGTATCTAATGTGAACAGTCCAAAGCCAGCACAGTGGCACTGTGTCAGCTCTGTCTCTCTTTGAAGCTTACGTGTGCTTTTACAGTGAGAGAATTAGTGAGTTTTGGCAGGCATGCCCACATCCCCCTTTTTGATGTAACACAAGAATGGTTCCTACAGTAGAGAGCTGTTAAATCTCACCGAGTAAGAAGAGTGTCAATTCCTTTCCCTCTAACAGGTAGTAGAGCTTTAGCCACATTGTTTGCCAGAAATGTCCCAAAGTGTCCCAGATATGCTGCACGTACCTGCAGGAATAAGTGTTCTTGGTTGCCCATCTTTTCATCATCTGTTTCCCCTCTCCACAGAAATGCTTCTCCTCAAGCCCCTTTATTCAAACCATCTTACCAAGCAGAGCTCTCTAAGGCAGTGAATAGGAGCAGACCTGCTCCGAGGGCACAGGCAGTGACCTTCATGGCATCCCAGAGCTTCTTTTCCTGTGAGCAAGCAGCAAGAATGAGCGtgtgctgctgtgtcctgcacTGGTActttctgtgtttgaaatgcAGGCGATGAAGGCAGTCCTATGATAGGCTGCTTTGTTTCACAAACTCTCTAAAGAGCACAACAACAAAGCTGTTACGGGACACTGTGTATGACTGAGCAGGGGGGAAGTACATACACATCCATCTGCCATGCTTACAGAGACCTGAAGGGTCTGACATGGAATTTCTCTGGAACaaacaaagggagagaaagggctgctattttttccctctttgttttCATCTGACACACTTCCTGGTACCTGGGGGACTACAGTGTAAAGCTTCTGGATAACTACAAGCagttggaaaggaagaaaaggtaaaGAACTCCATCTCAACAGCTCCCTCCCTCTGTATTTTCTCCCTCTCAATATGCAGTTATACTTCCTCCCTGTAGTAGTCaagagctgctgtgctcagaTGAACTCAGTAACAGCTCCAGTTAATCCAGAACTACTCCTCTGCACTCTCCTCTTTGCTTTGAAGACTGATTGTGCCCAGAACCTTGCCTGTTCTTTTCCCCACAAGTGTAAGACAGGTTTAATACCTTTCCTTGCGTAATGCACTTTGTGTGCCTTTAGGCCATCACAGGTACAACTAAGCTCTAGTACTGAGAGTACCGCTTGGCTAACAAGTGCCATCTGTATGGAACAACTGCACATGAACAAAGAgctaaaatactgaaaagtatGAAGTACTCTTAACTCCCTGCTCTCAGGCACAGAAATGTTACCTACTGAACAAATATTCCTGTGTACAGCA
This region includes:
- the FAXDC2 gene encoding fatty acid hydroxylase domain-containing protein 2 isoform X2, with protein sequence MKRDSGYPTMAEQQKQEKKLWDAMKVTACALGAGLLLFTALESSAWYVQHIWDTLGHFWQTMWLKLYYLLEGKELTLFLLGAALVPTLTFWCFNGILMVADVTGKPTFITRYRIQLGKNDPVDTRKLRQAIYTVLCNQVLVSLPMLLPMFYILKWWGNTFSKELPTFRWFLLELSIFTIVEEILFYYTHRLVHFPLLYKHIHKKHHEWTAPIGVVSIYAHPVEHILSNMLPAMTGPMLMGSHIVSIVVWFSLALVTTSISHCGYHLPFLPSPEFHDFHHLKFNQCYGVLGVLDYLHGTDTVFRKTKAYKRHRVLLSLTPLSHSIPDAPRRAE
- the FAXDC2 gene encoding fatty acid hydroxylase domain-containing protein 2 isoform X1, which gives rise to MSASLRVCSSYLERCKRSTPKRLATLRKMKRDSGYPTMAEQQKQEKKLWDAMKVTACALGAGLLLFTALESSAWYVQHIWDTLGHFWQTMWLKLYYLLEGKELTLFLLGAALVPTLTFWCFNGILMVADVTGKPTFITRYRIQLGKNDPVDTRKLRQAIYTVLCNQVLVSLPMLLPMFYILKWWGNTFSKELPTFRWFLLELSIFTIVEEILFYYTHRLVHFPLLYKHIHKKHHEWTAPIGVVSIYAHPVEHILSNMLPAMTGPMLMGSHIVSIVVWFSLALVTTSISHCGYHLPFLPSPEFHDFHHLKFNQCYGVLGVLDYLHGTDTVFRKTKAYKRHRVLLSLTPLSHSIPDAPRRAE